In Helianthus annuus cultivar XRQ/B chromosome 3, HanXRQr2.0-SUNRISE, whole genome shotgun sequence, a single window of DNA contains:
- the LOC110929911 gene encoding dual specificity protein kinase shkA, translating into MSYADDFRHLEIQLKDIKAATNNFSDKPIGNGGFGTVYKGELLLPDGRRMFAFKRLNRKFGQGDVEFWKEITTLSELSHENLASLLHFCKEGEERILVYEYVSRQSLDNYLDKASLTWIQRLHICIGAARGIAYLHDPKKTQRRILHRDIKSSNILLDEKWTAKVSDFGLSKVTPANQTRSYLVSNVAGTLGYCDPEYHATGILSKECDVYSFGVVLFEVMCGRLCCEIEKDRLICILVHTWKILSDEDRLDDIIFPDLKQQTNKDSLSMFAAIARRCLNRDHKERPTMVQVVRELEDALHHQQNPMKHEVRVTKTPTSYGFTEEFDHLKVPLEDIKLATNNFSVDSLIGRGGSGHVYKGEFYQPGGTRMACFKRLDRRLGQGNAEFLKEISLLSLYKHENLVSLLNICNEDDEMILVYNYASRGSLNRYLSEPSLTWTQRLKICVGVAHAINFLHDPGDTAQSVLHRDIKSSHILLNEDWTAKVSNFGLSKIGPGNQAATYIFSNAVGTPGYCDPLYMETGVLTKESDVYSFGVVLFELMCGKLCFQYSNGHLSQILVNKWRRCYEENRLDEIIFSDLKEQMDSCLLSTFASIAYQCIEKHREERPTMANVVKILEIALEQQEEFEETMRIQKLLKSPILNTSQDQNPIRFPNGILVDDGNTWLAILKGKVCEVISATKCISADSLAHDDTQKSRFPNVVKGGMYNGFTVKVTTQFLSPKAMYTVSLVFKHSGPDHGTHIPFKFRLEGERYYSNSCMTHVRDDGWLMTELYQFTSHKSEHVLGIHFLPLFNITSSRIKYFLEGIEFRPVQYVT; encoded by the exons ATGTCTTACGCGGATGATTTTAGACACCTTGAAATTCAACTAAAAGATATAAAGGCAGCTACCAACAATTTTAGTGACAAGCCTATTGGAAATGGTGGGTTTGGAACTGTCTACAAAGGAGAACTACTTCTCCCCGACGGTCGGAGAATGTTCGCCTTTAAACGCTTAAACCGTAAATTTGGACAAGGGGATGTTGAATTTTGGAAGGAGATCACGACGCTTTCTGAATTGAGTCATGAAAATTTGGCCTCCCTTCTACATTTTTGCAAGGAAGGTGAAGAGAGAATCCTTGTATACGAGTATGTATCTCGTCAGAGCCTCGATAACTATCTTGATAAAGCTAGCCTCACATGGATCCAACGGCTTCACATATGTATTGGGGCTGCAAGAGGAATTGCCTATCTTCATGATCCAAAGAAGACCCAACGAAGAATTCTTCACCGTGATATAAAAAGTTCAAACATCCTTCTGGATGAAAAATGGACTGCTAAAGTTTCAGATTTTGGCCTATCAAAAGTCACTCCTGCTAACCAAACGCGTTCATATCTAGTGTCTAATGTTGCAGGTACACTTGGATATTGTGATCCAGAGTATCATGCAACAGGTATTCTTTCAAAAGAGTGTGACGTCTACTCTTTTGGAGTGGTGTTGTTCGAAGTAATGTGCGGAAGATTATGCTGTGAGATAGAAAAGGATAGGCTCATATGCATTTTAGTGCATACGTGGAAAATTCTTTCCGATGAAGATAGACTAGATGATATTATTTTTCCTGATCTAAAGCAACAAACAAATAAGGATTCTTTATCCATGTTCGCAGCCATTGCAAGACGATGTCTAAATAGAGATCATAAAGAACGACCAACTATGGTCCAGGTCGTCAGAGAACTCGAGGACGCACTGCATCATCAACAA AACCCTATGAAACACGAAGTCAGAGTGACCAAGACGCCAACATCGTACGGATTTAcggaagaatttgatcacctcaAAGTTCCATTGGAAGATATAAAACTGGCCACCAACAACTTCTCTGTCGACAGCCTAATTGGACGTGGTGGGTCTGGACATGTGTACaaaggagaattctatcaaccaGGAGGAACACGCATGGCCTGTTTTAAGCGACTAGATCGTAGACTCGGGCAAGGGAATGCTGAGTTTTTGAAAGAGATCTCGTTGCTTTCTCTATACAAACATGAAAACTTGGTCTCTCTCTTGAACATTTGTAATGAAGATGATGAGATGATCCTTGTATATAACTACGCCTCTCGTGGGAGCCTCAATAGATATCTTAGTGAACCTAGTCTCACGTGGACCCAACGCTTGAAGATATGTGTTGGGGTTGCTCATGCAATCAACTTCCTTCATGATCCTGGGGACACAGCTCAGAGTGTTTTACACCGAGACATTAAAAGTTCGCACATACTTTTGAATGAAGATTGGACGGCTAAAGTTTCTAATTTTGGTCTATCAAAAATTGGTCCAGGTAACCAAGCGGCAACATATATTTTTTCGAATGCAGTTGGTACACCTGGATACTGTGATCCGTTATATATGGAGACGGGTGTCCTGACAAAAGAGTCTGATGTGTACTCTTTTGGAGTGGTGCTGTTTGAATTAATGTGTGGTAAATTATGCTTCCAATATAGTAATGGTCATCTATCCCAAATTCTTGTGAATAAATGGAGAAGATGCTATGAGGAGAATAGATTAGATGAGATTATCTTTTCTGATCTAAAGGAACAAATGGACTCGTGTTTGTTGAGTACATTTGCATCCATTGCTTATCAGTGTATCGAGAAACATCGTGAAGAACGACCAACTATGGCAAATGTCGTGAAAATACTTGAGATTGCACTTGAACAACAA GAGGAATTTGAAGAGACGATGAGGATTCAAAAGCTCCTGAAATCTCCAATATTAAACACATCCCAGGATCAAAATCCTATTCGATTTCCGAATGGAATTCTTGTTGATGATGGCAATACG TGGCTTGCAATACTTAAGGGAAAAGTGTGTGAAGTAATATCTGCAACAAAATGCATTTCTGCGGACTCCCTTGCACATGACGACACACAAAAATCAAG GTTTCCAAACGTCGTAAAGGGTGGAATGTACAACGGTTTTACAGTAAAAGTGACAACTCAATTCTTGTCACCAAAGGCAATGTACACCGTAAGCCTTGTCTTCAAACATAGTGGTCCGGATCATGGGACACACATACCCTTTAAATTCAGACTGGAAGGGGAGAGATACTACTCAAATTCATGCATGACACATGTGAGAGATGATGGATGGCTAATGACAGAACTATACCAATTTACAAGCCACAAGAGTGAACATGTTCTTGGGATTCACTTCTTGCCGCTCTTCAATATCACTTCCTCAAGAATTAAGTATTTTCTTGAAGGCATTGAATTTCGTCCTGTTCAGTATGTAACTTGA
- the LOC110932185 gene encoding uncharacterized protein LOC110932185, translating to MASSRDNLKVYIRVTQNKSVSENPKSSKKLKTSTAEENIDEQENISRKSTIKQQRTRKRKDISDNVKKQEEKQQQEKQKRRRKKVVIESSEETVSDSMDEKSSRAIVLHTSNQQQVNSVNNLKDYIEGLSKEQRNVVREIGFESILKFKLHSVPRKFGYWLVKNFDAENDEINIGDEKIKITAEFIQKVFQIPNGKTEIVEKLRPKDTDLIIKFWRGQFPKDILQRMYAHNLITYLKSRNELGRLFKLNFLVIFFTIMAEAMQSSNVNQRFLPSMKSDKKTQDFNWCEYMLTVLKRTRRQWPGNEKLFNGPIALLAILYAYKKQGFDDTENTEEFSLDKIDSTTLQEFEDELEIAAQNDGRCLVNDKVKKVRKTKQKKKDEKNEFYVYPSESENENEEIFEDESEEKHEDDAEEQPISLLKAATDWIDQENQENVQNSQIITNETEKTNTESGGSWGQFFIKPSVGNKDKMWVDSQSRLRNFIPSQNQSEGLSDIHSTKSGDENMKNIKDKKSHEEYLVTALDQHFKGIEEIFESIQSRIDEIVEENPTSEALHNKVNEWVSLIEKFHHQAKKHQKVNIDSTMIETPSRFLNLSQNEDTENQIISTPLIVKRNDDDTKHNEDSSPLVQSSNPETISENEPASVLQTHIEKPSMVQSSFSEETPSLMLEIIKKTDEEEKKSNLKKFNDDEVPSFDLKISQLPSNVDENEVEVDATGHGEQTEIQAESEKKNNRTRCSNYWNTNNV from the exons ATGGCGTCGTCGAGAGATAATTTGAAGGTTTACATTCGAGTTACTCAAAACAAATCAGTCTCTGaaaaccctaaatcatcaaaGAAGCTAAAAACATCAACAGCTGAAGAGAAcattgatgaacaagaaaatattagccgaaaatcaacaatcaaacaacaaAGAACTAGAAAACGCAAAGATATTTCAGACAATG ttaaaaaacaagagGAAAAACAACAACAGGAAAAACAAAAAAGGCGAAGAAAGAAAGTGGTGATAGAATCATCAGAAGAAACAGTTTCTGATTCAATGGATGAAAAATCTAGTCGAGCAATTGTTCTGCATACTTCCAATCAACAACAAGTAAATTCAG TCAATAATCTAAAAGATTATATTGAAGGTTTGTCAAAAGAGCAAAGGAATGTTGTTAGAGAAATAGGGTTTGAGAGCATACTAAAATTCAAGCTGCATTCAGTTCCACGGAAATTCGGTTATTGGCTGGTAAAAAACTTTGATGCTGAAAATGATGAGATAAATATTGGAGATGAAAAGATTAAGATCACAGCTGAATTCATCCAAAAGGTATTTCAAATACCAAATGGAAAAACAGAGATTGTGGAAAAACTGAGACCAAAAGACACTGATCTTATAATTAAATTCTGGCGCGGTCAATTCCCCAAAGATattttgcaaagaatgtatgCGCACAACTTGATTACTTATTTAAAATCAAGAAATGAGCTTGGAAGATTGTTCAAACTGAATTTCTTGGTTATTTTTTTTACGATCATGGCGGAGGCAATGCAGAGTAGTAATGTTAATCAAAGATTCCTGCCATCAATGAAAAGTGACAAAAAAACCCAGGATTTTAATTGGTGTGAATATATGCTGACCGTTTTAAAGCGTACAAGAAGACAATGGCCTGGAAATGAGAAGCTCTTCAATGGACCTATTGCATTGTTAGCG ATACTATATGCATACAAAAAACAAggatttgatgatactgaaaacaCTGAAGAGTTCTCACTTGATAAAATTGATTCTACAACATTACAAGAATTTGAAGATGAATTGGAAATTGCTGCACAAAATGACGGCAGATGTCTTGTAAATGATAAAGTTAAAAAAGTCAGAAAGACtaaacaaaaaaagaaagatgaaaagaatgaattttatgtttatccaAGTGAATCCGAGAATGAAAACGAAGAAATTTTTGaagatgaatctgaagaaaaacATGAAGACGATGCTGAAGAACAACCAATCTCCTTACTTAAAGCTGCAACAGACTGGATTGATCAAGAGAATCAAGAGAATGTTCAAAACAGCCAAATTATAACAAATGAAACTGAGAAAACAAATACAGAAAGTGGAGGATCATGGGGGCAATTCTTCATTAAACCATCAGTAGgaaataaagataaaatgtggGTAGACAGTCAAAGCCGACTGCGTAATTTCATACCATCACAAAATCAAAGTGAAGGTCTTTCTGACATTCATTCAACAAAAAGTGGCGATGAAAATATGAAGAACATTAAAGATAAAAAATCACATGAAGAATATCTTGTGACTGCTTTGGATCAACATTTTAAAGGAATTGAAGAAATTTTCGAAAGCATTCAATCACGCATAGATGAGATTGTGGAGGAAAATCCAACGAGTGAAGCTCTTCATAACAAAGTTAACGAATGGGTGTCAttgattgaaaaattccaccatCAAGCAAAAAAGCACCAGAAAGTTAATATTGATTCAACTATGATTGAAACACCATCAAGATTTCTAAATTTGAGCCAAAATGAAGACACTGAAAATCAAATCATTTCAACACCATtgattgtaaaacgcaatgatgaTGATACAAAACACAATGAGGATAGCTCACCTctagttcaatcatccaatccaGAAACAATCAGTGAGAATGAACCTGCATCTGTTCTGCAAACACACATTGAAAAACCTTCAATGGTACAATCATCATTTAGCGAAGAAACTCCATCATTAATGTTGGAGATTATCAAAAAgacagatgaagaagaaaaaaaatcaaatctaAAGAAATTTAATGATGATGAGGTACCATCCTTTGATTTGAAAATTTCTCAGTTGCCTTCAAATGTTGATGAAAATGAAGTTGAAGTTGATGCTACTGGACACGGTGAACAAAccgaaattcaagcggaatctgaaaaaaaaaacaatcgaACAAGATGTTCAAATTACTGGAATACAAACAATGTTTGA
- the LOC110932186 gene encoding protein FAR1-RELATED SEQUENCE 5-like: protein MSSSNSADNISKWEERVCINSGRKFFKPKRYALAAGFSARKNTSWTNVNGLVKIRYIVCSKEGFHVSKEIDSGSVENSKKIVRRNRGSKRVGCNAHVKLILENNNMYKIYYFEEEHNHIFVEDEDIHFLPAARSIDYVKESFISGLSAINIGPVKAFNIMKTMYGGFGEVGASKVDCKNYRRDLNLYIGEYDAEMVVRRLIRKKECCPGFTCDYVIAIKKNYTVFGDIFGFDATYKSNKYDLVFVPFTGIDNHYRNVTFGGALLGSETADSYRWLLRCFVNAFGSEPKVVVTDQDAAMKRAIKDVLSRSRHRLCMWHIWEKLKTKVGPVLSANTDFNTRMTHVVWNDTISPEDFETEWHSIMSTFGLENHEWLKDMYDLRFDWIPAYYHGEDLAGLMRTTSRCESENYFFGQICNPRCILVEFFTHFETAMDIQRHEHRRNDHDTRYIESKPWSDFVLEKQASEIYTKTIFKDIQIEIDAAITKCMSKSLDIVGDVQYFEIKDFRQPCTSFLKVQYSKQEDGLTISCSCKRFEQFGILCRHIFYVLRYDDINEFPRRYVHRRWMRDVVSVGSNHSNIRFDEIGRNSEIDKVYREIVVANEYVVNRLVGDIDELCRYRDHIKSYIDKADEVMVAAPPPSRKERFAEIGGNIEKSDSIIRVPIKTRTKGCGVQKRIKSNREIAIQKSSKIQKSCRVCGEKGHNSRTCKDKVSSNAIGSSNAM from the exons ATGTCTTCTTCAAACTCTGCTG ATAACATTTCCAAGTGGGAGGAACGTGTATGCATAAACAGTGGAAGAAAGTTTTTCAAACCTAAA AGATATGCACTTGCTGCAGGTTTTTCTGCAAGAAAAAATACCTCTTGGACAAATGTAAATGGTTTAgtgaaaataagatatattgTCTGTTCAAAAGAAGGATTTCATGTTAGCAAAGAAAtagattctggttcagttgagaaTAGTAAAAAGATTGTTAGACGTAATAGAGGTTCAAAAAGAGTTGGATGCAATGCTCATGTGAAATTAATATTAGAGAACAATAATATGTATAAAATCTACTACTTTGAAGAAGAACATAATCATATCTTTGTGGAAGATGAAGATATTCATTTCTTGCCGGCTGCACGAAGTATCGATTATGTGAAAGAAAGTTTTATATCTGGATTGTCAGCAATCAATATTGGACCTGTTAAAGCATTCAATATTATGAAAACAATGTATGGTGGTTTTGGTGAAGTTGGTGCTAGTAAAGTTGATTGTAAGAATTATAGAAGGGATTTGAATCTTTATATCGGAGAGTATGATGCAGAAATGGTAGTTAGGCGTCTTATTAGGAAGAAAGAATGCTGTCCGGGTTTCacatgtgattatgttattg CAATCAAAAAAAATTATACAGTTTTTGGTGACATATTTGGTTTTGATGCTACTTATAAATCAAACAA GTATGATTTGGTTTTTGTTCCATTTACTGGTATTGATAATCATTATAGGAATGTCACATTTGGTGGTGCATTACTTGGTTCGGAGACTGCAGATTCTTATAGATGGCTTTTAAGGTGTTTTGTTAATGCTTTTGGAAGTGAGCCTAAAGTTGTTGTTACTGATCAAGATGCTGCAATGAAGAGAGCTATTAAGGATGTACTTTCAAGAAGTAGGCATAGGTTATGTATGTGGCACATATGGGAGAAATTGAAGACAAAG GTTGGTCCTGTTTTGTCTGCAAACACTGATTTTAATACAAGAATGACTCATGTTGTTTGGAATGATACTATTAGTCCAGAAGATTTTGAAACTGAGTGGCATTCAATAATGTCTACTTTTGGATTGGAAAATCATGAGTGGTTAAAAGATATGTACGATCTTCGATTTGACTGGATTCCTGCTTATTACCATGGAGAGGATTTGGCTGGTCTTATGCGTACTACTTCGAGATGTGAAAGCGAGAATTACTTCTTTGGTCAGATTTGCAATCCAAGATGTATACTTGTTGAATTTTTCACTCATTTTGAGACTGCAATGGATATTCAAAGGCATGAGCATAGGAGGAATGATCATGATACAAGGTATATTGAGTCTAAGCCCTGGAGTGACTTTGTATTGGAGAAACAAGCATCAGAAATATACACCAAAACAATTTTTAAGGATATTCAGATTGAAATTGATGCTGCCATTACAAAGTGTATGTCAAAGTCTCTTGATATTGTGGGTGATGTTCAATATTTTGAAATAAAGGATTTCAGACAGCCATGCACATCTTTTTTGAag GTGCAATACAGCAAACAAGAAGATGGATTAACAATAAGTTGTTCTTGCAAACGGTTTGAACAATTTGGTATATTATGCCGGCATATATTTTACGTTTTACGGTATGATGATATAAATGAGTTTCCTAGAAGATATGTTCATAGAAGATGGATGAGAGATGTTGTTTCTGTTGGATCAAATCATTCAAATATTCGGTTTGATGAAATTGGTAGGAATAGTGAAATTgataaagtttatagagaaatcGTTGTTGCAAATGAGTATGTGGTTAATAGGTTGGTTGGCGATATAGATGAGTTGTGTCGTTACAGGGAtcatattaaaagttatattgaTAAAGCGGATGAGGTTATGGTTGCTGCGCCGCCTCCTAGTCGCAAAGAAAGATTTGCTGAAATTGGAGGGAACATAGAAAAATCAGATTCTATTATTCGTGTGCCGATCAAAACAAGGACCAAAGGATGCGGTGTACAAAAAAGGATCAAGTCAAATCGTGAGATTGCAATTCAGAAATCATCAAAGATCCAGAAATCGTGCCGTGTATGTGGTGAAAAAGGACATAACAGTCGCACATGTAAAGATAAGGTTTCTTCTAATGCTATAGGTTCTAGCAATGCAATGTAA